A stretch of Eleutherodactylus coqui strain aEleCoq1 chromosome 2, aEleCoq1.hap1, whole genome shotgun sequence DNA encodes these proteins:
- the TMEM60 gene encoding transmembrane protein 60, which translates to MRMSLAQRVLLTWLFSLLFLIMLVLKLDEKAPWNWFIIFIPIWIFDTILIVMLIVKMAGRCKSGYDPRNGAQNMKKKSWYLTAMLLKLAFCLALCARLEKFTNMLLCLVFIPLWILLIGGLIELGYNVFYVRRD; encoded by the coding sequence ATGAGAATGTCCCTGGCGCAGAGGGTGCTGCTGACCTGGCTCTTCAGCTTACTCTTCCTGATCATGCTGGTGCTGAAGCTGGACGAGAAGGCACCATGGAACTGGTTCATAATCTTCATACCCATCTGGATATTTGACACCATTTTAATCGTTATGCTAATTGTAAAGATGGCAGGACGCTGTAAATCTGGCTACGACCCTCGGAACGGAGCGCAGAATATGAAGAAAAAGTCTTGGTATCTTACGGCCATGCTCCTGAAGCTGGCGTTCTGCCTGGCGCTGTGTGCCAGGCTGGAGAAGTTCACCAATATGTTGTTGTGTCTGGTGTTTATTCCACTGTGGATCCTGCTCATCGGAGGACTGATTGAACTTGGATACAATGTGTTCTACGTGCGGCGCGACTAG